The window GGAAATGCCATGCCACAATCCGATTGCGTTCAAAAGCTGATGGAAAAGGCGCAGCTCGTTCAGGCGGTTGCGAAACGGGTTTCCGGCCTCCAGGAGGTGGCGGATTATACCTGTTTCCTTCTGGGAGATGCGGGGGGGAAATCCGGTCTTGCCGTCGTCGGGTTTCCTGAAAGCGATCAGGCCTTTCTGGAATCCGCATTCAGCCAGAAAGGGATCGGCCTCCTGCCTTCTCCCCTTCGGGAACGGATGCGGGACATCCGGGTCGCCCTGACGCCCTGTGCCTATGCCATCGCCGAAACCGGCTCCCTCGTTTTGCTCTCGCAGAGCGAAGATCTGCGCCTTGCCTCGATGCTTTCCGATACGCATGTGGTCTGCGTGAATCCGGAGAGCATCTTTGCCGATGCCTTTTCGTTTTCAGAGACGCTGCGCAGGGAAATTGAAAGTGGATGCGGATATGTGTCGTTTATCACCGGAGCCAGCCGGACCGCCGACATCGAACGCGTCCTTGCCATCGGCGTGCACGGCCCACAGGAACTTCATATCCTTCTGATGGAGGGTCGCCAATCATGATCGAAACCCCTCACGACCTTGCCGGATACCATGTCCAAATCCGAAATGCCCTCGGCAACCAGTTTCTGCGCACGGCCCTCGGCAATTTCGCCTC is drawn from Desulfatirhabdium butyrativorans DSM 18734 and contains these coding sequences:
- a CDS encoding LutC/YkgG family protein; its protein translation is MPQSDCVQKLMEKAQLVQAVAKRVSGLQEVADYTCFLLGDAGGKSGLAVVGFPESDQAFLESAFSQKGIGLLPSPLRERMRDIRVALTPCAYAIAETGSLVLLSQSEDLRLASMLSDTHVVCVNPESIFADAFSFSETLRREIESGCGYVSFITGASRTADIERVLAIGVHGPQELHILLMEGRQS